In Pangasianodon hypophthalmus isolate fPanHyp1 chromosome 1, fPanHyp1.pri, whole genome shotgun sequence, the genomic window AATTGCTTTTCCCTACAAGTCTATTTTATTAGTGTTAGGGAGGTGCTGTTCCTGCTGTTTGCTAAACCCGAGTTGCTCATTTGAAAGTTAAGGCAACATTGACTAATGTTGACTAAAGTCTGATTTCTATCATATCACAGGATGCTTTAGATTATGTCATTTTAAGCACATTAGTAAGCATAGCCTTATTTGCTggtaatataaaaatacatttatgccCAAATAGTGTGATCTGTAGCATATAATATATAGCATACTCTGTTTATGTATCAGGTGTGTAAAAATCTCCATTTGTACCCTACTAAGGAAAAGCATCTGACAAAAATTATCTAGCTTGGATGGCTTATAGCATCTATGTTGTTATGGACATCAAGggctttttcatttcttctgtaTTAGTAAGTGGCTTTTAAAAATCAAACCGATCCTGTACTCACCCAGAAGTGCCAGTTTATATAAAAGACTTGACTAACATTTTATCACCTAATATCAAAATGAGCATGCTACTTGATGATTTCCATTCAAttccattcagttttatttccaTTAGGTTTTATAGCCCTTTTAACAGTATACATTATTGCAAAGCAGATTTACATAAGTCaaaatgtagatttagatccttaaagaggaagccagaggtgatagtggcaaagaaaaaaactccctgagacaacatgaggaagaaatcatgagaggaaccagactcagaaggaagccatcctcttctaggtgacactggctagtgcgattataaatcaataCAGTCTACAGGTGTAGAAGAATAAAGACACACACtattaagtgtgttgaaaggatgttcagaaTTAGCTTattggaaatataaatataatataatatatttttgggaagtgcaaatgtTTAGGGTTTTCgtgtgggaccatccacagcagcagaaggagAGTCACAAGTGCACAGGCTTGAAGCAGAAGtggggcatcaggatgaatcaagCCGGTCCAAATGCCCTGTAGAAGTCGAAGGCAGTAGGAGCACACATACCACTCGAGAGAGAGCAGATTATTAGGTATACCCTTATATAGTGGTTTAAAAGGGTGTACGTTGCGGGTCCAAGTGGTCTAGGTATAATAACAAAAGGTAAGATGCTTTGGAAAGCAGATCCACATACTAGAGCTTGGAGCAGGAGGTCCTGCAACAAACACTGAATTAAATACATACTCAGTGAATTCTGAGACCTTTTGCAAATCTGGCATGAAAGACTAAAGATTAGGTTGTGTTTGCCAAAACATATATGGAGAATCAAGTACAAAAttttctctgtgctctgtgtggttttatcatcatcattgtaATTCATTATGGAGAATTACTCTGTTTGGTGAGTGTTTATGAGAAAACTGCAGAATAGGATTACAGACCGTGCAAACACTGATCCAAGCTTATCCAAGTGCTCACTAAATCCTACACGTGCATGCagttacatacacacatactgtacatgcagCTAAAACAAAATGCTTAAAAAGGTAAAAGAACATCCCCCTGATATTCATGGGATTGGTTCTTAAAGTTCATCATTAAAGGTTTTACAGTCTTAGTGTGTATCACTGCAGTATGTTTGTGCATTAATCTGAACTCTGTAGTAATCTGTGCTCATCCATTTTCAGCCTAACCATCAGCCACATGGACACATGAACATAAAACAATATATAGCCCATAGCGAGACCCAATCGACTCCAGCCTTGTGTTTAAGGTCACTCATTCTCTCTTGGCCATGCTGTAATTGAATTTGACATGCCGTCTGCTCTGAGAATCTCAGTGTACATGCGATTGTCTGGCTTCTTCTAAGGTTTTGCCTTCCTTTTAGTCATTAATGCTGGCTAGACTACTACCAGCATTAATGACTAAAAAGGAAGACAAAGGAGACTGTCTgaataaatggctaaaaatgaactaataacattttatgttatccttttttcccctcagacaCAAATGAGTGGACACTGGCAAGGAAAAGAAATGACCCCAGAACAattaataaagaagaaaaaaagttgtCTTCATACGCTATGTTTAGCCAGCACAGTAATGTGTCTGTAATGTcttgctgtatgtgtgtgcatgcacatggTTGTGACTGTGCGTGTCTGTTCCAGTCATTACAGCACAGTCATGCACTTGTGGTGATTTACACTGAGGTTAAATTAGGCCAGTACACTTAAAGACATCTGACCTATCGGTGATGAGTATAAGACTTCCCATCTTCTACTTTTACGGTAATAATTCAGTGTCGGTGTTAAAAGGTTATCACAGAGCAGCCTGCATACCTTTTGGAGGAAGAGCTACCAGGTGGTCCAGAGGCAATAAACGcatctctccttttttctggAATGTGACATTTAACGGAGCACATAAAGAAAAGATGTCTGTTGCTCACTCTACAGCTCTGAACCCATATGACCTGCACTCATTAAAGTCCTTGCATGCCAAACCAGGAAAATCTATAGAACTATAAATATTTCAAGTTTAGCATGTAACAAGTGTTGGgaattatgttttatgtttgcatttttaGTGCTGCTGGTGGAGAGATCTTCAACCGCTGTGTGGCAGAGAGGGACGAGGCCTTTAAGGAGGAAGATGTGAAGCGGCTGATGAGGCAAATCCTGGAGGGCGTAGCTTTTCTTCATAAGAACAACGTGGTTCATCTGGATCTGAAGGTAACGGGTTCATCGTGTCAATAAGTGAACACTATCAATTTAAATAGACTTTGTGTTACAGGGTGGTGGTGCACTTATGATGCATAGTACAAAAAAAGCTCTGCAGCTATGGTCATGGCTTTCAAAAGTGgcttttaaaatgtaactgGGGAATATGTGATGCTAGAGTCCACCTAGTGGTCAACTGTTGTcagtgatttattattatttttttttaaaaggagcAATGCATTGTATattgtttgtatatttaaatttaatcagcATTTACACTTAATTGCAGATAATGGAGGCAGCATTAAGACTTAAGATTAAGTTTGTAAAAAGTCTTAGTCAAGAGTGTTAGATATAAGTCTTAAGGAGCATTTTAGTTTATCATTTATCTATCTCATTTAACACACCTAAGTAGCTAATCAGATCATTATCaagatgtgatatttttttttttagtgacaCCAATTTTTATGGATTATGTTAGTAGCTGTGTTTTCAATCACATTCTTCACAGTTTtgaaaatatggaaataaaCTTTGAACAATGAGGTGCCAACACTGGTCGGTTATTACACTCAGAGGTTGTAGCCTGCTCTGCATGGTCGAGGGTCAGCTGCCAAACTGAAGTGCAATTTGAAATTTCCTAAATGCACTGAGTGAGAACTGCACTACACCGCAGATGCAAATTAGGAGCAAAATTTTAGAACAGACATTTTCCGTTTTACCAGTGGTTGTGGCTGTTCTATAGTAATTTGTCACATACATGTAGTGCCATTTGTAAGTGTTCAGTCTGATATGTTACTACTTAAACAGGCCAAGGAGCTGTGGCCTATTTaacgagtttttttttaaacctctatAGCCACAGAATATTCTCCTGACCAGTGACAATCCTCTTGGGGACATCAAGATCGTGGACTTCGGCCTCTCCAGGATGGTGAGCAGTAATCAGGAAATCCGAGAGATCATGGGCACACCTGAATATGTTGGTAAGACATGCTGTGGCTTGTAACACTCAGTTTTGAATATTCAATATCCACGATTTTAGTCTTTTTactcctaatttttttttcctcctttctaGCCCCAGAGGTTCTTAATTATGAGCCCATTAGCACAGCCACTGATATGTGGTGAGTAGTCTTTCTATAAAGGTATAAAGTACTTGGATATGTAATTCACTAATGATGCTTAAATGAGGCCAATAAGGCtatttagtgcactagataAAGTACAGCATGGCGTAATGCTGACCTTCTCAGTATGAGTGTAATGACTGTGGCCAGGACTCATAAGCAGCCCTGCAAGTTCAGCCTCTTGAAAGCCATTATCATAAAATGTTATGCTAGTTTCATTTTCGTCTATTTTTTCTGGTAGGAGTATCGGTGTACTTGCCTATGTGATGCTGACTGGTACGTCTCCATTCCTGGGAGCCGATAAGCAGGAGACCTTTCTCAACATCTCCCAGATTAACGTCAGCTACACAGAGGAGGAACTGGAATGGCTGGACAAGGCGGCCATCCACTTCATCAAGTCCTTGCTCATCAAGGAGCCTGAGTATGCACAGCGACAAATCTCAGAATACTACGATCTAATATTAGCACAGCTGTTGGAGTTGAATTAGAGGACTTTAACGTCTTAGTATCAGAGGTGCAttaatcataaattcattagctagcccaccccACAAGCTCCAATGTTCTTACACAGTCCCATATTTTTGTTGCCAAGAATTAACCTAATTAATTAGGCTAAAAATGGTAACAAATAGTCATAACACAAATTGTCATTCAAATTACTGAGGAGAGGAAGTATAGCCATATCTCTGTATAGCCATAGTCCTTATCCTCTTCTCATATAGCTCTTCTCCTTATCCTCTTCTGATGTAGCAAGTCTTTGCCTAAAATTTTGGCTCTGAGCTGTGGTTTTTATCTTCTTGCAtcacatatttaaaatgttatttaaatttgGCCAtgactttgtttttgttcacataCTATATGACTCAACTGTTAAAAGTTCATGTGATCTACTGATGGCCAGAATGTATCCTGGGTTGATGTGTGGAGTTTAGCAGtgtgcccattgtagcctcagattcctgttcttggctgacaggagaggaacctgatgtgggcttctgctgttgtagcccatccacctcaaggttcattttgttgtgcatactgagattcctttcagctcaccacagatgtgaagagtgattatttgagttattatagccttcctgtcagttgGAACTAGActagtcattctcctctgatctctctcataaACAAGGTGCTTCTGCCTggagaactgctgctcactggatgttttttatttttctcaccttttgtgtagagtgtatgtttTTTAgctagagactgttttgtgtgaaaatcccaatcagcagtttctgaaatacacaaatcagcccatctggcaccaataaccgTGCCACACTCAAAGTCCCTGAGAAGACATTTTTCCCCAGTTCTGATGttggatgtgaacattaactgaagtttgtgacctgtatctgcataattatATGCACTATGCCACCACtagatgattggctgattggataactgcatgaatgagcaggttcTCCAATTAAAAGTGTATAAAAGCTTTGCAGAAGTTAGTTAAACATGTTCTTTCTCTGACTGGTAAATGGGAGAAATAAATGCTGGTGTTGACTTTATCAGCATCCTAATGAACCTACTTGTCCACCTGGCAAGTATAAATAAAACCCATCTCATTATGTGTCTTTATGTTTGTGCTGTTACAGTGATAGAGGTCTGACTTTCTAGTTTTGTATGACCAGTGTATTTGAGCACATGTTAAAAACAGAATCCATCTTGTTTGAACAGGGATCGTGCCACTGCAGAGCAGTGCCTGAAACACCAGTGGCTACAAACACAGGAGCCAGAGTCTGCAGAGGAGAAGGGGAAGAACACAGCCTCCTCCATCCCTGAACCAGTCAGCACAGCTGTCTCTACTCAGTGCAGTGACGAGGATGTCGCGGAGGAAAGCAGACTGACGGAGGAGCTCATCGTCATGGCAGCCTACACTCTAGGGCAGTGCAGGCAGTCCTCAGACAAGGAGAGCCTGACCCCGGAGCAGAAGGCCATCTCAAAGCGCTTCAAATTTGAAGAGCCCTTCCCAGGCCTGCAGGAGGTGCCGGGAGAATTCATCTACTAAACCCCACGATGGCCAGCCAGCCACTAAGCTCCAACTAACGCTGCACTTCTGACaagtcttttgttttgttttgttttttttgtcttcttctcAACTTTTAACCcactttgttaaatatttttgtttttattttttttatgttacttTTCCTAggttttttgctgttttatttttatggattATATTATAAAAGACTAAGCCTTTGTGTATGGTGCTTAGTTCCTCTCTTTTGTGTGGTGTTTCCCCCTGCCTGTGCCATGTTTATTGATCTGTGACAATGTAGGCCATCACATCTCTCTTATATACATGTCCTATTCCTTGTTTTCCTTGCTTCCGTTTCCTTTAtctatttcattacattttctttgccGTTTTGGTAAATGTGTATGTTGTTTGTGCAGGGGGAGAGCAGGGCTGGTGGAATTATGTAAATTTAACTAATTTTAAGAGTTATGTCTATACTTTTTATGTTGTGTGTTCAGTTCCTGACaggttcttgttcttgttcttgtcaGGCTGTACAAATTCCCACATGACACAATGTATATTACTGCCTTTTTAAATGTCCGTTTGTTGTGAATTGGTCAGTGTAAAGAGTATATCTTTTGAACGACAACACGTTTGACAGTGATTGTCCtgatattgtaaataaatttccTCTTTGAAGAAGTTCTTGTCTATTTGTGTGCTAATTTGGGACACAGTGATGGTGCTgttgtgagtgtgaatgagtgcacAGTGAGACAGGGAAAAAGGGCTGCGTGAAAATCAGGACATTTACACTTCCTTGCTAGACTGATGCACTTTTCTCTATTTGCTTCTGAAGCTGTCTTTTTTGCATTTCCTAAGTGCTGGCAATGTGAGAAAAActgcatattattattgttattgtcgTTGttcttgatgatgatgatgatattattattattattattattattattattattattattaatagtaatagtaatagggTTGCATTTTGCTCAATAGCCAAGAGATGGCGGTGTTGACTAATCTAATCAAAATGTGAGAATTTCTCTGGTAAATATctaatttttctcattttttaatttaaagattgTTTCCCCACATATTAGGACACTACTCCCAATATACAAAATACGTAGTAACAataatatttagcattttaataacaaaaacaaaactaatatTTAGCAATAAAAATCCTgagcaaaaatgttattttatttatttatagttttaatttCAGTGTAACAACTTTGTTTTCATGTCTATATgagcatttttatttctatatgagcatttattatgtatttattaattccCTGGCCGCTTGCTGCAGTTACATGTTAAATGTAAACCTCTAGGCTTAATCCCAAATGACTCTCTACAGGACAGATAGTGCACTATAGAGGGCGTAGAAGCCTTTCATTCATGTACGCGATATTGTACTTCTATAGGATTTACTGAGTAGGATACAGGTTTATGTtcgttaaaaacaaaaaaacaaaaaccttatCTCTATCCATTCTTAATTCCGGTGTGTTAGTGTAGCAAGTCGCCATCACTGACCGCGCAgaggtgaaacacacacatacacacatacacacacacagcaggactAACACTAGCACATCCACGTCAGGACTCCATACTGCTTTAAAGTCACCGTGGaaaccctgtccaccaccccgAAGCGGTTCAGCATGAGCAGGGAGACACACTGCCGCTGTTTCCGCTAGTAATCCGCTCAGTTTCCGCCATGAGCTCGGACACGGAGGCAGAGAGCTGGGCCGAGTGCCTGGATGTGGCCGTGAGGACAGCGCTCAGAGCCGGCCAGGTAGCACACACATTACCGCTCCtaacacctaaacacacacacacacaccgctcctaacaccgatatatacacattaccgctcctaacacctaaacacacacacacacacacacacacaccgctcctaacaccgatatatacacattaccgctcctaacacctaaacacacacacacacacaccgctcctaacaccgatatatacacattaccgctcctaacacctaaacacacacacacacacacacacacaccgctcctaacaccgatatatacacattaccgctcctaacacctaaacacacacacacacacacacaccgctcctaacaccgatatatacacattaccgctcctaacacctaaacatacacacacacacacaccgctcctaacaccgatatatacacacaacccTCCTAACaccaatatacacacattaccgctcctaacacctaaacatacacacacacacacaccgctcctaacaccgatatatacacattaccgctccaaacaccgatatatacacattaccgctccTAACACCGATATATACACGTTACCGCTCCAAACaccgatatatacacattaccgctccaaacaccgatatatacacattaccgctcctaacaccgatatatacacattaccgctccaaacaccgatatatacacattaccgctccAAACACCGATATATCCACATTACCGCTCCAAACaccgatatatacacattaccgctccAAACACCGATATATCCACATTACCGCTCCTAACaccgatatatacacattaccgctccaaacaccgatatatacacattaccgctccAAACACCGATATATCCACATTACCGCTCCTAACaccgatatatacacattaccgctccaaacaccgatatatacacattaccgctccAAACACCG contains:
- the stk17a gene encoding serine/threonine-protein kinase 17A isoform X1 gives rise to the protein MMPECPSRTVEARSRSRRQEGGQSRSGLLCDIHSVIQREPFTEHYTLIPGKELGRGKFAVVKKCVEKSTGQEYAAKFMRKRRKGQDCRAEIIHEIAVLELASSCHRVVNLHAVYEMPSEMVLVLEFAAGGEIFNRCVAERDEAFKEEDVKRLMRQILEGVAFLHKNNVVHLDLKPQNILLTSDNPLGDIKIVDFGLSRMVSSNQEIREIMGTPEYVAPEVLNYEPISTATDMWSIGVLAYVMLTGTSPFLGADKQETFLNISQINVSYTEEELEWLDKAAIHFIKSLLIKEPEDRATAEQCLKHQWLQTQEPESAEEKGKNTASSIPEPVSTAVSTQCSDEDVAEESRLTEELIVMAAYTLGQCRQSSDKESLTPEQKAISKRFKFEEPFPGLQEVPGEFIY
- the stk17a gene encoding serine/threonine-protein kinase 17A isoform X2; the encoded protein is MRCIILCANIRGKFAVVKKCVEKSTGQEYAAKFMRKRRKGQDCRAEIIHEIAVLELASSCHRVVNLHAVYEMPSEMVLVLEFAAGGEIFNRCVAERDEAFKEEDVKRLMRQILEGVAFLHKNNVVHLDLKPQNILLTSDNPLGDIKIVDFGLSRMVSSNQEIREIMGTPEYVAPEVLNYEPISTATDMWSIGVLAYVMLTGTSPFLGADKQETFLNISQINVSYTEEELEWLDKAAIHFIKSLLIKEPEDRATAEQCLKHQWLQTQEPESAEEKGKNTASSIPEPVSTAVSTQCSDEDVAEESRLTEELIVMAAYTLGQCRQSSDKESLTPEQKAISKRFKFEEPFPGLQEVPGEFIY
- the stk17a gene encoding serine/threonine-protein kinase 17A isoform X3, which encodes MRKRRKGQDCRAEIIHEIAVLELASSCHRVVNLHAVYEMPSEMVLVLEFAAGGEIFNRCVAERDEAFKEEDVKRLMRQILEGVAFLHKNNVVHLDLKPQNILLTSDNPLGDIKIVDFGLSRMVSSNQEIREIMGTPEYVAPEVLNYEPISTATDMWSIGVLAYVMLTGTSPFLGADKQETFLNISQINVSYTEEELEWLDKAAIHFIKSLLIKEPEDRATAEQCLKHQWLQTQEPESAEEKGKNTASSIPEPVSTAVSTQCSDEDVAEESRLTEELIVMAAYTLGQCRQSSDKESLTPEQKAISKRFKFEEPFPGLQEVPGEFIY